One genomic window of Quercus lobata isolate SW786 chromosome 9, ValleyOak3.0 Primary Assembly, whole genome shotgun sequence includes the following:
- the LOC115959017 gene encoding cytochrome P450 89A2-like: protein METWFIIVISLCISAFLKSLLNLTTNNKVSENNKLPPGPYTIPIIGNILWLRKPFSEFEHIIRKLHAKYGPIITIYIRFRPAIFVADRSFAHKALVQNGAVFADRPTPLPTNAVISSNQHNISSAYYGPTWRLFRRNLSSEILHPTRVKSYSHARKWVLDILLSRLDSQSKSGKQIVVKEDFKYSMFCLLVLMCFGDKLGETQIKKIEEVQRCLLLSFVRFRILNFWPSIGRIVFCKRWEELFQLRRNQESVLRPLIEARRKVRLERQSKVKEDKNNDGDDDFVVSYVDTLLDLELPEEKRKLSEEEMVSLCSEFLNGGTDTTSTALEWIMANMVKYPQIQERLLVEIKGVVGDGEKEVKEEDLNKMPYLKAVVLEGLRRHPPSHFVLPHRVTEDVVLDGYLVPKNATLNFMVAEMGWDSRVWEDPMEFKPERFLSGDDGVFDITGSREIKMMPFGAGRRICPASGLAILHLEYFVANLVWSFEWKAVDGDEVDLSEKQQFTMVMKNPLKAHLSPRL, encoded by the coding sequence ATGGAGACCTGGTTCATCATTGTTATCTCTCTCTGCATCTCAGCATTTCTCAAATCTCTCCTCAACCTCACCACCAACAACAAAGTCTCTGAAAACAATAAGCTCCCTCCTGGACCCTACACCATTCCCATCATTGGCAACATCCTATGGCTCCGCAAACCCTTCTCTGAATTCGAACACATCATCCGCAAACTCCATGCCAAGTACGGACCCATCATCACCATTTACATACGCTTTCGCCCGGCTATCTTCGTTGCCGACCGCTCTTTCGCTCACAAAGCTCTAGTCCAAAACGGTGCCGTTTTTGCTGACCGCCCAACTCCTCTACCAACAAACGCGGTCATATCTAGCAACCAACACAATATCAGCTCTGCTTATTACGGTCCCACATGGCGACTCTTTCGTCGCAATCTCAGTTCGGAAATTCTCCACCCTACACGCGTGAAATCCTACTCCCACGCGCGCAAGTGGGTTTTGGATATCCTCCTCAGCCGCCTTGATTCTCAGTCTAAATCCGGTAAACAGATTGTTGTTAAAGAAGATTTCAAATACTCcatgttttgtttgttggtGCTTATGTGTTTCGGAGACAAACTCGGAGAAACCCAGATTAAGAAAATCGAAGAGGTTCAGCGTTGCTTGCTTTTGAGCTTTGTTCGGTTTAGAATACTCAATTTTTGGCCCAGTATTGGAAGGATTGTATTTTGTAAGCGTTGGGAAGAGTTGTTTCAACTTCGGAGAAAccaggaatctgtgttaaggcctTTGATAGAAGCGAGGAGGAAAGTGAGGCTAGAAAGACAGAGCAAAGtgaaagaagacaaaaataatgatggtgatgatgattttgTTGTGTCGTATGTGGATACGTTGTTGGACTTAGAGTTGCCAGAGGAAAAGAGGAAGCTTTCAGAGGAGGAAATGGTTAGTTTGTGCTCGGAGTTTCTCAACGGAGGTACAGATACTACATCCACAGCATTGGAATGGATTATGGCGAATATGGTAAAATACCCACAAATCCAAGAGAGGCTTTTAGTGGAGATTAAAGGGGTTGTTGGTGATGGAGAAAAGGAAGTGAAAGAAGAGGATTTGAACAAGATGCCTTATTTGAAAGCAGTGGTTTTGGAGGGTTTAAGGAGACACCCACCTTCGCATTTTGTATTGCCACATAGAGTGACAGAGGATGTGGTTTTGGATGGGTATTTGGTACCAAAGAATGCCACTTTGAATTTCATGGTGGCAGAAATGGGGTGGGACTCGAGGGTTTGGGAAGATCCTATGGAGTTTAAGCCTGAGAGATTCTTGAGTGGTGATGATGGTGTGTTTGATATAACTGGAAGCAGAGAGATTAAGATGATGCCATTTGGTGCGGGGAGGAGGATTTGTCCTGCTTCTGGTTTGGCAATACTGCATTTGGAGTATTTCGTGGCCAATTTGGTTTGGAGTTTTGAGTGGAAAGCTGTTGATGGTGATGAGGTTGATTTGTCAGAGAAGCAGCAGTTCACTATGGTGATGAAGAATCCTCTCAAGGCCCACTTATCTCCAAGGCTTTAA
- the LOC115959018 gene encoding LOW QUALITY PROTEIN: cytochrome P450 89A9-like (The sequence of the model RefSeq protein was modified relative to this genomic sequence to represent the inferred CDS: deleted 2 bases in 1 codon; substituted 1 base at 1 genomic stop codon): METWFIIVISLCISALLKSLLNLTTNNKVSENNKLPPGPYTIPIIGNILWLRKPFSEFEHIIRKLHAKYGPMVTIFIGFRPAIFVADRSFAHKALVQNGAVFADRPTPSPTDAVLSSNQHNISSAYYGPTWRLFRRNLSSEILHPSRVKSYSHARKWVLDILVNRXFSGEKRKLSEGEMVSLCSEFLNGGTDTTSTALEWIMANLVKYPQIQERLFVEIKGVVGDGEKEVKEEDLNKMTYLKAVVLEGLRRHPPGHFVLPHAVTEDVVLDGYLVPKNATLNFMVAEMGWDSRVWEDPMEFKPERFLSGEDGVLDITGSREIKMMPFGAGRRICPASGLAILHLEYFVANLVWNFEWKAVDGVEVDLSEKLEFTMVMKNPLKAHLSPRR; encoded by the exons ATGGAGACCTGGTTCATCATCGTTATCTCTCTCTGCATCTCAGCCCTTCTCAAATCTCTCCTCAACCTCACCACCAACAACAAAGTCTCTGAAAACAATAAGCTCCCTCCTGGACCCTACACCATTCCCATCATTGGCAACATCCTATGGCTCCGCAAACCCTTCTCTGAATTCGAACACATCATCCGCAAACTCCATGCCAAGTACGGACCCATGGTCACCATTTTCATAGGCTTTCGCCCGGCTATCTTCGTTGCCGACCGCTCTTTCGCTCACAAAGCTCTCGTCCAAAACGGTGCTGTTTTCGCTGACCGTCCAACTCCTTCACCAACCGATGCGGTCTTATCTAGTAACCAACACAATATCAGCTCTGCTTATTACGGTCCCACATGGCGACTCTTTCGTCGCAATCTCAGTTCGGAGATTCTCCACCCTTCACGCGTGAAATCCTACTCCCACGCGCGCAAGTGGGTTTTGGATATCCTCGTCAACCG TTGATTCTCAGGGGAAAAGAGGAAGCTTTCTGAGGGGGAAATGGTTAGTTTGTGCTCGGAGTTTCTCAACGGAGGTACAGATACTACGTCCACAGCATTGGAGTGGATTATGGCGAATTTGGTGAAATACCCACAAATCCAAGAGAGGCTTTTTGTGGAGATTAAAGGGGTTGTTGGTGATGGAGAAAAGGAAGTAAAAGAAGAGGATTTGAACAAGATGACTTATCTGAAAGCAGTGGTTTTGGAGGGTTTAAGGAGACACCCACCTGGGCATTTTGTGTTGCCACATGCAGTGACTGAGGATGTGGTTTTGGACGGGTATTTGGTACCAAAGAATGCTACTTTGAATTTCATGGTGGCAGAAATGGGGTGGGACTCGAGGGTTTGGGAAGATCCTATGGAGTTTAAGCCTGAGAGATTCTTGAGTGGTGAAGATGGTGTGTTGGATATAACTGGAAGCAGAGAGATTAAGATGATGCCATTTGGTGCCGGGAGGAGGATTTGTCCTGCTTCTGGTTTGGCAATACTGCATTTGGAGTATTTTGTGGCCAATTTGGTTTGGAATTTTGAGTGGAAAGCTGTTGATGGTGTTGAGGTTGATTTGTCAGAGAAGCTGGAGTTCACCATGGTGATGAAGAATCCTCTCAAGGCCCACTTATCTCCAAGGCGTTAA